In the Telopea speciosissima isolate NSW1024214 ecotype Mountain lineage chromosome 2, Tspe_v1, whole genome shotgun sequence genome, one interval contains:
- the LOC122649886 gene encoding mitochondrial import inner membrane translocase subunit Tim9, giving the protein MDKSMLGDLDSLPEEDKLRMSAMIDQLQIRDSLRMYNSLVERCFTDCVDSFRRKSLDKQEETCVRRCAEKFLKHSMRVGMRFAELNQGAATPD; this is encoded by the exons ATGGACAAGAGTATGCTCGGAGATCTGGATTCTCTACCGGAAGAAGATAAGCTGAGAATGTCGGCCATGATTGACCAGCTTCAAATTCGTGACAG CCTAAGGATGTATAATTCATTGGTGGAGAGATGTTTCACCGACTGTGTGGACAGTTTTCGGCGCAAATCTCTAGATAAGCAAGAAGAGACATGTGTCCGCCGGTGTGCTGAGAAGTTCTTGAAGCACTCAATGCGGGTTGGCATGAGATTTGCAGAGCTCAACCAAGGAGCAGCAACACCAGATTAA
- the LOC122651768 gene encoding outer envelope pore protein 16, chloroplastic-like: protein MPSSRFSGSYSSPKVDVAIDMGNPYLNLTLDGFLKIGAVAATRVAAEETYHCLRAGNFSKNKMEHSLKKMCKEAAYWGTIAGVYVGMEYGMERVRGTRDWKNAMLGGAITGALISAATDNGKDKVVLSAISGAAIATAAEFLSYLT, encoded by the exons ATGCCGAGCAGCAGGTTTTCAGGTTCATACTCATCCCCGAAGGTCGATGTTGCAATCGATATGGGAAATCCTTACCTTAACCTCACCCTCGATGGCTTCTTGAAGATTGGTGCT GTCGCAGCAACGAGAGTGGCGGCTGAGGAAACTTATCACTGCCTCCGTGCAG GGAATTTTTCAAAGAACAAAATGGAGCACTCA CTGAAGAAGATGTGCAAGGAGGCTGCGTATTGGG GGACTATAGCTGGTGTCTATGTAGGAATGGAGTATGGGATGGAGAGGGTCCGTGGCACAAGAGACTGG AAAAATGCGATGCTTGGGGGTGCAATTACTGGGGCTCTGATATCTGCTGCAACCGACAACGGTAAAGACAAGGTTGTGTTATCTGCTATATCGGGAGCTGCCATTGCTACTGCAGCTGAGTTCCTTAGTTATCTTACTTGA